One genomic window of Gopherus flavomarginatus isolate rGopFla2 chromosome 12 unlocalized genomic scaffold, rGopFla2.mat.asm SUPER_12_unloc_1, whole genome shotgun sequence includes the following:
- the LOC127040960 gene encoding olfactory receptor 14A16-like, with the protein MYNRTTVTEFLLLGFSEVWEMQILHFVVFLVIYLEALVENLLIFMVIVLDYNLHTSMYFFLMNLSIVDLGSVSVTIPKSMANSLMNTKSISYTGCVTQVFFLIFLLGADYSLLSIMAYDRYVAICQPLRYETMMNSRACVQMAVGAWISGILYSMLHTGNTFALMFCGGNMVDQFFCEIPQLLKLTCSDSYMSEVGVITFSICLVLGCFIFIIVSYVQIFKSVLRIPSEQGRHKAFSTCLPHLTVVSLLVCTGTFAYLKPTSSSASALDLVMAVLYSVLPPIMNPIIYSMRNKEMKAALRRLTGCS; encoded by the coding sequence atgtaCAACCGAACCACTGTGactgagttccttctcctgggattctctgaagtTTGGGAgatgcagattttgcactttgtggtgtttctagtgATTTACCTGGAAGCCCTGGTGGAGAATCTTCTCATCTTCATGGTTATAGTCTTGGACTACAACCTTCACACttccatgtacttcttcctgatgaatctgtccatcGTAGACCTTGGCTCCgtctctgtcaccatccccaaatccatggccaattccCTCATGAACACCAAGTCCATTTCCTATACTGGATGTGTTACTCAAGTCTTTTTCCTCATCTTCTTGCTGGGAGCAGATTATTCCCTTCTTAGCATCATGGCGTATGACAGATAtgtcgccatctgccaaccactgcgcTATGAGACAATGATGAACAgcagagcttgtgtccaaatggcagttGGTGCCTGGATCAGTGGGATTCTCTACTCTATGCTACACACTGGGAACACGTTTGCATTGATGttctgtggaggcaacatggtggatcagttcttctgtgaaatcccccagctaCTCAAGCTTACCTGCTCTGACTCATATATGAGTGAAGTTGGGGTTATTACCTTTAGTATATGTTTAGTCTTAGGCTGCTTTATTTTTATCATTGTGtcttatgttcagatcttcaaatcaGTGCTcagaatcccctctgagcagggccggcataaagccttctccacctgccttcctcacctcactgtggtctccttgCTTGTTTGCACTGGCACCTTTGCCTACCTAAAACCAACATCCAGCTCCGCATCTGCTCTGGATCTTGTGATGGCTGTTCTTTATTCTGTATTGCCACCAATCATGAATCCAattatctacagcatgaggaacaaggagatgaaAGCTGCCCTGAGAAGACTGACTGGGTGTAGCTAA
- the LOC127040968 gene encoding olfactory receptor 10A7-like, whose amino-acid sequence MWSQQDRAMEENLTAVTEFIFLGFSDLQHLQPLLFVLIFLIYLFTLIGNGLIIAVTVADLALHTPMYFFLRNLSVLEICYTSVVVPKTLTNLLSEKQAISFLGCAVQMYFYLFFGSTECGLLTVMSYDRYVAICNPMRYSLIMSRKVTLSLAAMVWIVGKLVACEQMATIFMLPFHGPNKINHFFCDVLPVLRLVTTDTLLINAILSFLTMVFTIVPLILIITSYASIICTILKMHSGEGRHKAFSACSSHLITVILFYCSAFITYMRPSSNVSVDTDRALALLYTVIIPTFNPIIYSLRNKEVKEAVRKFLTRSNISLFS is encoded by the coding sequence ATGTGGTCTCAACAGGACCGAGCTATGGAAGAAAACCTAACAGCAGTGACAGAGTTTATCTTTCTGGGCTTCTCAGACCTCCAGCATCTGCAGCCCCTTCTTTTtgtcctcatcttcctcatctaCCTCTTCACACTGATAGGAAATGGCCTCATCATCGCTGTCACAGTTGCTGACCTGgccctccacacccccatgtatttcttcctcaggaACTTGTCAGTCTTGGAGATCTGCTACACTTCAGTGGTCGTCCCTAAGACCTTGACCAACCTCCTGTCAGAAAAGCAGGCTATCTCCTTCCTCGGCTGTGCAGTCCAGATGTACTTCTACCTTTTCTTTGGCAGCACAGAGTGTGGCCTGCTGACTGTTATGTCCTATGACCGGTACGTTGCCATATGCAACCCCATGCGTTACTCACTCATCATGAGCAGAAAGGTCACCCTAAGCTTGGCAGCTATGGTGTGGATCGTGGGCAAGTTGGTGGCATGTGAGCAAATGGCAACCATATTCATGTTACCCTTCCATGGGCCGAATAAAATCAACCACTTCTTCTGCGACGTCCTCCCAGTGCTTAGGCTGGTGACCACGGACACACTGCTCATCAATGCCATTCTTTCCTTTCTCACTATGGTGTTCACAATAGTCCCCTTAATCTTAATCATCACCTCCTATGCAAGCATCATCTGCACCATTCTGAAGATGCACTCAGGAGAGGGGAGACACAAAGCTTTCTCCGCTTGCTCCTCACACCTAATCACAGTCATCTTATTCTACTGCAGTGCCTTTATCACCTACATGAGGCCCAGTTCCAATGTCTCTGTGGACACCGATCGAGCCCTCGCCCTGTTGTACACAGTCATTATTCCAACATTCAACCCAATCATATACAGTCTGAGGAACAAAGAAGTCAAGGAAGCTGTGAGGAAATTCTTGACCAGGAGTAACATTTCTTTGTTCTCATAA
- the LOC127040967 gene encoding olfactory receptor 6C76-like — protein sequence MRNQTTVTEFILIGFLYPRHLECLIAVGFLASYLLILSGNIMIIAIILLDRHLHSPMHFFLWNLSCLEILITSSVLPKVIASFLTGDRSISYLPCITQCYFYFLLGCSEFVLLAVMSYDRYVAICNPLHYTMVMNAQLCFQLVVGSWATGFLATIIPTILVITLPFCNANQIDHFFCDSLALVKLSCVDTSFVELLSFMTSSAILLGSLILTVVSYTCIVATIFRITSHSGRIKAFSTCSSHFIIITMGYGSCIFMYVQPSGSEISLNKLVALLNTVVTPLMSPFIFSMRNQQMKDSLRTALKRSMNLSRKHINF from the coding sequence ATGCGGAACCAAACCACCGTGACCGAATTCATCCTCATTGGCTTCCTCTACCCACGCCATCTGGAATGCCTCATTGCTGTTGGCTTCTTGGCCTCTTACTTGCTGATCTTGTCTGGCAATATCATGATCATCGCCATCATCCTCTTAGACCGTCACCTCCACAGCCCCATGCACTTCTTCCTCTGGAACCTCTCCTGTTTGGAGATCCTTATTACATCTTCTGTCCTACCCAAGGTGATTGCCAGCTTTCTGACAGGTGACAGGTCCATCTCCTACCTGCCTTGTATCACTCAGTGCTACTTCTACTTCCTTTTGGGCTGCAGTGAGTTTGTCCTGCTGGCCGTTATGTCCTATGaccgctatgtggccatctgcaaCCCACTGCACTACACCATGGTCATGAATGCTCAGCTCTGCTTCCAGCTCGTGGTGGGGTCATGGGCAACGGGGTTCCTGGCCACCATCATCCCCACCATCCTGGTCATCACTCTGCCCTTCTGCAATGCCAACCAGATTGACCACTTCTTCTGCGACAGCTTGGCCTTGGTCAAGCTGTCCTGTGTGGACACGAGCTTTGTGGAGCTGCTGAGTTTCATGACCTCCTCCGCcatcctgctgggctccttgatCCTGACGGTGGTGTCCTACACTTGTATTGTTGCCACCATCTTCAGGATAACATCCCACTCAGGACGTATCAAAgctttctccacctgctcctcccacttcatcatcatcaccatGGGCTATGGCAGCTGCATCTTCATGTATGTCCAGCCTTCTGGCAGCGAAATCTCGCTCAACAAGCTGGTGGCCCTGCTCAACACAGTGGTGACCCCTCTCATGAGCCCCTTCATCTTCAGCATGAGGAACCAGCAGATGAAAGATTCCCTGAGGACAGCCTTGAAGAGAAGCATGAACTTGTCAAGgaagcatattaacttctga